From a single Serratia surfactantfaciens genomic region:
- the aaeB gene encoding p-hydroxybenzoic acid efflux pump subunit AaeB has product MNSPTFIRLRFAFKLSFAIVFALFVGFHLNLETPRWSAMTAAIVAAGPAFAAGGEPFSGAIRHRGWLRIIGTFIGCFVGLIIIITTARAPVVMLLLCCIWAGFCTWISSLIKVENSYAWGLAGYTALIIIVTVATSEAHLLEAPQFAIERCSEIVLGIVSAVLADLLFSPRSIKQDIDRAVDQLLVDQYRLLQMCISNADKEDIDRAWSNLVKSTTALDGMRNNLMMESSRWQKVNRRVKALHTLSLTLITQACETYLILLNHPDALQASLREQLMVPAENPPEIHKRMKLLRQVLTTHRSDETLPTITGWVGAATRYLLLSKGVHTNGSISAVEEDVLSKETVVKPTSAEGHHAMINGLRTFVATAFGSLLWLWTGWTSGSGFMVIIAVITSLAMRTPAPRMVAMDFVLGMLAAIPVGSLFFMVILPATQQSILLLCLSLGLLAFFIGIEVQKRRLGSLGLLAGTINILVLSNPMEFNVTQFLDGALGQFLGSCVGLMVLLLIRDNSRERTGRTLLNQFVSSAVSALTTKAARRRQNHLPALYQQLNQLLMMFPNDIAKYRLALNLIIAHQRMQRAEIPISEELSAFHRQIRSTADRVVSAKNDVKRAYYYDRLLGEMNEYQQKLVDNQAPLSVTGPVKRLADMLHRYRHALID; this is encoded by the coding sequence ATGAACAGCCCAACCTTCATCCGGCTGAGATTTGCCTTCAAACTCAGCTTCGCGATTGTGTTTGCGCTGTTCGTCGGCTTCCACCTCAATCTGGAAACCCCGCGGTGGTCGGCGATGACCGCCGCCATCGTCGCCGCCGGCCCGGCCTTTGCCGCCGGCGGTGAACCCTTCTCCGGCGCCATCCGTCATCGCGGTTGGCTGCGCATCATCGGCACCTTTATCGGCTGCTTCGTCGGCCTGATCATTATCATCACCACCGCCCGCGCGCCGGTGGTAATGCTGCTGCTGTGCTGCATCTGGGCCGGGTTCTGCACCTGGATTTCTTCGCTGATCAAGGTGGAAAACTCTTACGCCTGGGGGTTGGCCGGTTATACCGCGCTGATCATCATCGTCACCGTCGCCACCAGCGAAGCCCATCTGTTGGAAGCGCCGCAGTTCGCTATTGAGCGTTGCAGCGAGATCGTGCTGGGGATCGTCAGCGCCGTGCTGGCGGATCTGCTGTTTTCGCCGCGCTCGATCAAGCAGGACATCGATCGGGCGGTCGATCAACTGCTGGTGGATCAATACCGCCTGCTGCAGATGTGCATCAGCAACGCCGATAAAGAGGACATCGACCGCGCCTGGAGCAACCTGGTGAAGAGCACCACGGCGCTGGACGGCATGCGCAACAACCTGATGATGGAGTCCTCGCGCTGGCAGAAGGTCAATCGCCGGGTAAAAGCGTTGCATACCCTGTCGCTGACGCTGATCACTCAGGCCTGCGAAACCTATCTGATCCTGCTGAATCACCCGGACGCGTTGCAAGCGAGCCTGCGGGAGCAGCTGATGGTGCCGGCGGAAAACCCGCCGGAGATCCACAAACGCATGAAGCTGCTGCGCCAGGTGCTGACCACCCATCGCTCCGATGAAACGCTGCCGACCATCACCGGCTGGGTCGGCGCGGCGACGCGCTACCTGCTGCTGTCGAAGGGCGTGCATACCAACGGCAGCATCAGCGCGGTTGAAGAGGACGTGTTGAGCAAGGAAACCGTGGTCAAACCGACCTCGGCGGAAGGGCACCACGCGATGATCAACGGCCTGCGCACCTTCGTGGCGACGGCCTTCGGCAGCCTGCTGTGGCTATGGACCGGTTGGACATCCGGCAGCGGTTTTATGGTGATCATCGCGGTGATCACTTCGCTGGCGATGCGTACCCCGGCGCCACGCATGGTGGCGATGGATTTCGTGCTGGGGATGCTGGCGGCGATCCCGGTCGGTTCCCTGTTCTTCATGGTGATCCTGCCGGCGACGCAGCAGAGCATTCTGCTGTTGTGTCTCAGCCTCGGTCTGCTGGCGTTTTTCATCGGCATCGAGGTGCAAAAGCGGCGGCTCGGTTCGCTGGGGCTGTTAGCGGGGACCATCAACATTCTAGTGCTCAGCAACCCAATGGAGTTTAACGTGACCCAGTTTCTCGACGGGGCGCTCGGCCAGTTCCTCGGCAGCTGCGTCGGGCTGATGGTGCTGCTGCTGATCCGCGACAATTCGCGCGAACGCACCGGCCGCACGTTGCTCAACCAATTCGTCAGCAGCGCGGTGTCGGCGCTGACCACCAAGGCGGCGCGCCGCCGGCAGAACCACTTGCCGGCGCTGTATCAGCAGCTTAACCAGCTGCTGATGATGTTCCCGAACGATATCGCCAAGTATCGTCTGGCGCTGAACCTGATCATCGCCCATCAGCGCATGCAGCGGGCGGAAATCCCGATCAGCGAAGAGCTGTCGGCCTTCCACCGCCAGATCCGCAGCACCGCCGATCGGGTGGTCTCCGCCAAGAACGACGTCAAGCGCGCTTATTACTACGATCGCTTGCTGGGTGAAATGAACGAGTACCAGCAAAAGCTGGTAGACAATCAGGCACCGCTCAGCGTCACCGGGCCGGTGAAACGCCTGGCCGACATGCTGCATCGCTATCGTCACGCATTGATCGATTGA
- the aaeA gene encoding p-hydroxybenzoic acid efflux pump subunit AaeA, which produces MKNFSIKITRIAITLILVLLGIVAVFKAWVFYTESPWTRDAKFTADVVAIAPDVSGLLTDVPVVDNQLVKKGQVLFVVDRPRYEQALAEAGADVAYYQTLAAEKRREAGRRVKLGVQAMSQEEIDQSNNSLQTVQHQLAKAVAARELAQLDLERTTVRAPADGWITNLNVHAGEYITRGSVAVALVKKDSFYILAYLEETKLSGLNKGDRAEITPLGSNRIMHGTVDSVAAAVNNSSSTVNSKGLASIDSNLEWVRLAQRVPVKILLDAKDQQHPYPAGTTATVVIVGKNDRNADSGSPFVRLMHRLREFG; this is translated from the coding sequence GTGAAAAATTTTTCGATAAAAATAACCCGGATCGCGATCACTTTGATTCTTGTGCTGCTGGGGATCGTTGCGGTGTTCAAGGCCTGGGTGTTTTACACCGAGTCGCCGTGGACGCGCGACGCCAAGTTCACCGCCGACGTGGTGGCGATCGCCCCGGACGTCAGCGGCCTGCTGACCGACGTGCCGGTGGTGGACAACCAGCTGGTGAAAAAAGGGCAGGTGCTGTTCGTGGTCGATCGGCCGCGCTATGAGCAGGCCCTGGCGGAAGCCGGCGCCGACGTCGCCTACTACCAGACGCTGGCGGCGGAAAAACGGCGTGAGGCCGGCCGCCGCGTGAAGCTGGGCGTGCAGGCGATGTCGCAGGAAGAGATCGACCAGTCGAACAACTCGCTGCAGACCGTGCAGCACCAGCTGGCGAAGGCCGTAGCGGCGCGCGAGCTGGCGCAGCTGGATCTGGAACGCACCACGGTGCGCGCCCCGGCCGATGGCTGGATCACCAACCTCAACGTACACGCCGGCGAATACATCACTCGCGGCTCGGTGGCGGTGGCGTTAGTGAAGAAAGACTCCTTCTACATCCTGGCTTACCTGGAAGAAACCAAGCTGAGCGGCCTGAATAAGGGCGACCGCGCGGAGATCACCCCGCTGGGCAGCAACCGCATCATGCACGGCACCGTCGACAGCGTGGCGGCGGCGGTAAACAACAGCAGCAGCACGGTCAACAGCAAAGGGTTGGCGTCGATCGACAGCAACCTGGAGTGGGTGCGCCTGGCGCAGCGCGTGCCGGTGAAGATCCTGCTGGACGCCAAGGATCAGCAGCATCCGTACCCGGCCGGCACTACCGCGACCGTGGTGATCGTCGGCAAGAACGACCGCAATGCCGACAGCGGCTCGCCTTTTGTGCGCCTGATGCACCGGCTGCGTGAGTTCGGCTGA
- the aaeX gene encoding p-hydroxybenzoic acid efflux pump operon protein AaeX — protein MSLLPVMVIFGLSFPPVFFELLVSLALFFLLRRLLQPTGIYDFVWHPALFNTALYCCLFYLISCLFV, from the coding sequence ATGAGTTTGCTTCCGGTTATGGTCATCTTCGGACTGTCGTTTCCGCCGGTGTTTTTCGAGCTGTTGGTGTCGCTGGCGCTGTTTTTTCTCCTGCGCCGCCTGCTGCAGCCGACGGGGATTTACGATTTTGTCTGGCATCCGGCGCTGTTTAACACCGCGCTGTATTGCTGCCTGTTTTATTTGATTTCATGTCTTTTTGTTTGA
- the aaeR gene encoding HTH-type transcriptional activator AaeR yields MERLKRMSVFAKVVEFGSFTAAARQLDMSVSSISQTVSKLENELQVKLLNRSTRSIGLTEAGKIYYQGCRRMLQEVSEVHEQLYAFNNTPAGTLRIGSSSTMAQNVLANMTAEMMKEYPGLTVNLVTGIPAPDLIADGLDLVIRTGALQDSSLFSRRLGQMPMVVCAAKSYLSQHGTPQKPSDMVNFSWLEYSVRPDSEFELMSPEGITTRISPQGRFVTNDSSTMIRWLKNGAGIAYAPLMWVIEEIKRGEIEILFKSYHSDPRPIYALYTEKDKLPLKVQVCINYLTDYFERVAAVYQGYR; encoded by the coding sequence ATGGAAAGATTAAAACGGATGTCGGTATTCGCCAAAGTGGTTGAGTTCGGGTCGTTTACCGCGGCCGCGCGCCAGCTCGACATGAGCGTTTCATCGATCAGCCAAACCGTCTCGAAACTGGAAAATGAGCTGCAGGTCAAGCTGCTGAACCGCAGCACGCGCAGCATCGGCCTGACCGAAGCCGGCAAAATCTACTATCAGGGCTGCCGGCGCATGCTGCAGGAAGTCAGTGAAGTACATGAGCAGCTGTATGCGTTTAACAATACGCCCGCCGGCACGCTGCGCATCGGCAGCTCCTCCACCATGGCGCAAAACGTGCTGGCGAACATGACCGCCGAAATGATGAAAGAGTACCCGGGCCTGACGGTCAACCTGGTGACCGGCATACCGGCGCCGGATCTGATCGCCGACGGGCTGGATCTGGTGATCCGCACCGGGGCGCTGCAGGATTCCAGCCTGTTCTCTCGCCGCCTGGGGCAGATGCCGATGGTGGTGTGCGCCGCCAAAAGCTACCTGAGCCAGCACGGCACGCCGCAGAAGCCGAGCGACATGGTTAACTTCTCCTGGCTGGAATACAGCGTGCGGCCCGACAGCGAATTTGAATTGATGTCGCCGGAAGGCATCACCACGCGCATTTCGCCGCAGGGGCGTTTCGTGACCAACGACTCCTCCACCATGATCCGCTGGTTGAAAAACGGCGCCGGCATCGCCTACGCCCCGCTGATGTGGGTGATCGAAGAGATCAAACGCGGCGAGATCGAGATCCTGTTCAAAAGCTACCATTCGGATCCGCGGCCGATCTACGCGCTCTATACCGAAAAGGACAAACTGCCGCTGAAGGTGCAGGTGTGCATCAACTATTTAACCGACTATTTCGAGCGCGTAGCGGCGGTCTATCAGGGCTATCGCTGA
- a CDS encoding zinc ribbon domain-containing protein, translating into MSLLKRLLGQGGVNGGHQRAGHRGGHHGNRYSQHGDQGPQCPECQAVNKSGARYCHRCGQPFAAVSATCGQCAAPLPPGSRFCPQCGGGVP; encoded by the coding sequence ATGAGCTTACTGAAAAGGTTGTTGGGGCAAGGTGGTGTTAACGGCGGTCATCAGCGCGCGGGTCACCGCGGCGGGCATCATGGCAACCGCTATAGCCAGCATGGCGATCAGGGGCCGCAGTGTCCGGAATGCCAGGCGGTGAATAAATCGGGCGCGCGTTACTGTCACCGTTGCGGCCAGCCGTTTGCCGCGGTGAGCGCCACCTGCGGGCAGTGCGCCGCGCCGCTGCCGCCGGGCAGCCGCTTTTGCCCGCAGTGCGGCGGCGGCGTACCGTGA
- a CDS encoding nucleoside hydrolase, which yields MKKIILDCDPGHDDAIALLLAWGNPQIDLLAVTTVVGNQTLDKVTRNALAVARIANITGVPFAAGCPRPLVRNIEVAPDIHGDSGLDGPVLPEPHLQLDTRHAVDLIIDTVMAHPPGSVTLVPTGGLTNIAMAVRKEPRIAERVKEVVLMGGGYHVGNWSAVAEFNIKIDPEAAHIVFNEKWPLTMVGLDLTHQALATPAICERIAALGTRPATFVGELLAFFGRMYQQAQGFSAPPVHDPCAVAYVIDPSVMTVRKAPVDIELTGTLTLGMTVADFRAPPPPDCHTQVAVKLDQDKFWDLVVDALERIGEVE from the coding sequence ATGAAAAAAATCATACTGGACTGTGACCCGGGGCATGACGACGCTATCGCCCTGCTGCTGGCCTGGGGCAATCCGCAGATCGACCTGCTGGCGGTCACCACCGTGGTGGGCAACCAAACGCTGGACAAAGTGACGCGCAACGCCCTGGCGGTGGCGCGCATCGCCAATATCACCGGCGTGCCTTTCGCCGCCGGCTGCCCGCGCCCGCTGGTGCGCAATATCGAAGTGGCGCCTGACATTCACGGCGACTCCGGCCTCGATGGCCCGGTATTGCCGGAGCCCCACCTGCAGTTGGATACGCGCCATGCGGTAGATCTGATCATCGATACGGTGATGGCTCATCCGCCCGGCAGCGTGACGCTGGTGCCGACCGGCGGCCTGACCAATATCGCCATGGCGGTGCGCAAAGAGCCGCGCATCGCCGAACGGGTCAAGGAAGTGGTGTTGATGGGCGGCGGCTATCATGTGGGCAACTGGAGCGCGGTGGCGGAATTCAATATCAAAATCGACCCCGAAGCGGCGCACATCGTGTTTAACGAAAAATGGCCGCTGACCATGGTCGGGCTGGATCTCACCCACCAGGCGCTGGCCACGCCAGCAATCTGCGAACGCATCGCCGCCCTCGGCACCCGGCCGGCCACGTTCGTCGGCGAACTGCTGGCATTCTTTGGCCGTATGTACCAACAGGCGCAGGGCTTTAGCGCCCCGCCGGTACACGACCCCTGCGCAGTCGCCTACGTGATCGATCCCAGCGTGATGACGGTGCGCAAGGCACCGGTGGATATCGAACTGACCGGCACCCTGACGCTAGGCATGACGGTGGCGGACTTCCGCGCGCCGCCGCCGCCGGATTGCCACACCCAGGTGGCGGTCAAACTGGATCAGGATAAATTCTGGGATCTGGTGGTGGATGCGCTGGAGCGGATCGGTGAGGTGGAGTAA
- a CDS encoding PglL family O-oligosaccharyltransferase has protein sequence MTDKSPVNIPTAAVLPLLLIWMAVILPVYHPNMGGGGLALPQNILAWSAMALTTLIVTFTVCLGRTRLSLTPTARLLLLGIAVLALPLLYTRSEWREDALWRCAGLFGGWLFYVACLQLRPTPRQRSLLLYGLLFAVGVQALLAALQLFAPVLAWVAPNGGRVYGVFQQPNVLGSFIATGLALALWMLFLPALSSARSERKRQALLFTLLTAFVTVLVLVQSRAGWLGGAVAASLLMWRLGRRRPRAARLACCALTLGLTLGVTIQLTGFGLGEQTGFLDRSPSNGTRLTMLHDVGAMILAKPLLGWGYGGFEYSFAHFRLQEMPWREVLEVAGHPHNEILLWWVEGGLPALAGIVILLAAGALLLKRAWQRDREQPAGARVGLFLVLLPMLVHTQLEYPFYLSAPHWLAFLLLLALLDGQTGEPRPLPFAKALSLTVAMAAIGVLVMAVFAWQGRMALTQSERTMLTTIDSIEQMPPPAAWIYRERKTFDEQSHSLLVYNQTRDDALLTGYRQWANAYLLRRIDANVYATLIMILRYQGAQAEADARQREAAFLFSRDARFR, from the coding sequence ATGACCGATAAATCCCCCGTTAACATACCGACTGCCGCCGTGCTGCCCCTGCTGCTGATCTGGATGGCGGTGATTTTGCCGGTTTATCACCCCAACATGGGCGGCGGTGGCCTGGCGTTGCCGCAAAATATTCTGGCCTGGAGCGCCATGGCGCTCACTACGCTGATAGTGACCTTCACCGTTTGCCTTGGCCGTACCCGTCTTTCGCTTACCCCTACCGCCCGGCTGTTGCTGCTCGGCATCGCCGTGCTGGCGCTGCCGCTGCTGTATACCCGCTCCGAGTGGCGCGAAGATGCCCTGTGGCGCTGCGCCGGTTTGTTCGGCGGTTGGCTGTTCTATGTCGCCTGCCTGCAGCTGCGCCCAACTCCCCGGCAGCGCAGCCTGCTGCTGTACGGCCTGCTGTTCGCCGTCGGCGTTCAGGCGCTGCTGGCGGCTCTGCAGCTGTTCGCTCCCGTGCTGGCCTGGGTAGCCCCTAACGGCGGCCGGGTCTACGGCGTCTTTCAGCAACCGAACGTGCTGGGCAGCTTTATCGCCACCGGGCTGGCTTTGGCGCTGTGGATGCTGTTTTTACCAGCTCTTTCGTCCGCGCGCAGCGAGCGCAAACGGCAGGCGCTGCTGTTCACGCTGTTGACCGCTTTCGTCACCGTACTAGTGTTGGTTCAGTCCCGCGCCGGCTGGCTGGGAGGCGCCGTAGCGGCCTCGCTGCTGATGTGGCGGCTCGGCCGTCGGCGACCACGGGCCGCCCGCCTTGCCTGCTGCGCCCTGACGCTGGGACTGACGCTGGGTGTGACGATACAGCTCACCGGTTTCGGTCTGGGCGAACAAACAGGCTTTCTCGATCGCTCTCCCTCCAACGGCACGCGCCTGACCATGCTGCATGACGTCGGCGCCATGATCCTGGCCAAACCATTGCTGGGCTGGGGCTACGGCGGCTTTGAATACAGCTTCGCGCATTTCCGTCTGCAGGAAATGCCCTGGCGAGAAGTGTTGGAGGTCGCCGGGCATCCACACAATGAAATCCTGCTGTGGTGGGTTGAGGGCGGCCTGCCGGCGCTGGCGGGTATCGTTATCCTCCTCGCCGCCGGCGCGCTGCTGCTGAAACGCGCCTGGCAACGGGATCGCGAGCAGCCGGCCGGCGCGCGCGTCGGGCTGTTTCTGGTGCTGCTGCCAATGCTGGTGCACACTCAGCTGGAATACCCTTTCTATCTGTCTGCGCCGCACTGGCTGGCGTTTCTATTGCTGCTGGCGTTGCTGGACGGCCAAACCGGCGAACCCCGCCCGCTGCCGTTCGCCAAAGCCCTGAGCCTGACGGTGGCGATGGCGGCGATCGGCGTGCTGGTGATGGCGGTCTTCGCCTGGCAAGGGCGCATGGCGCTCACCCAGTCGGAACGCACCATGCTGACCACCATCGACAGCATCGAGCAGATGCCGCCGCCGGCCGCCTGGATCTACCGGGAGCGCAAAACCTTCGACGAGCAATCTCATTCGCTGCTGGTCTATAACCAGACGCGTGATGACGCCCTGTTGACCGGCTATCGACAGTGGGCCAATGCCTATCTGCTGCGCCGTATCGACGCCAACGTCTACGCCACGCTGATCATGATCTTGCGTTACCAGGGCGCTCAGGCGGAAGCCGATGCTCGCCAGCGGGAAGCCGCCTTCCTGTTTTCGCGGGATGCGCGGTTCAGATAG
- a CDS encoding CDP-diacylglycerol diphosphatase, translating into MRRLALSARRWLLVLGVLSLTGCARSDALWGVVDKLCMANYQQKRNPAPCEQIYMPQGKAQGFSVLQNPRSPYHFILVPTAPLSGIESPQLLAGERTDYFGYAWLMRYRLAAEYGGPVPDDMLGMAINSAYGRSQNQLHIHLTCLREDVRRQLQAERPYIQEQWRPLPDKLLRHTYYARRVMQPTAMGIYPIKDVAQYFHLSPSQLAEYGVAIVPTTFAGRQGFILLASKRGWDVGNRASVESLLDKECAILPR; encoded by the coding sequence ATGAGGCGTTTGGCATTATCCGCCCGGCGTTGGCTGCTGGTGCTGGGCGTTCTGTCCCTGACGGGCTGCGCCCGTTCAGATGCGCTGTGGGGCGTGGTCGATAAGCTCTGCATGGCCAACTATCAGCAAAAACGCAATCCGGCCCCGTGCGAGCAGATTTATATGCCGCAGGGTAAAGCGCAGGGCTTTAGCGTGCTGCAAAACCCGCGTTCCCCTTATCACTTTATCCTGGTGCCGACGGCGCCGCTCTCCGGCATTGAAAGCCCGCAGCTGCTGGCTGGGGAACGGACGGATTATTTTGGCTATGCGTGGCTGATGCGTTACCGGTTGGCCGCCGAGTATGGCGGGCCGGTGCCGGATGATATGTTGGGCATGGCGATCAACTCCGCATACGGCCGCAGTCAGAACCAATTGCATATTCACCTGACCTGCCTGCGCGAAGATGTGCGGCGTCAATTGCAGGCGGAGCGCCCCTACATACAGGAACAATGGCGGCCTTTGCCGGATAAGCTGTTGCGCCACACCTACTATGCCCGCCGCGTGATGCAGCCGACCGCGATGGGCATTTACCCGATTAAGGACGTCGCGCAATATTTCCATTTGTCGCCGTCGCAGCTGGCGGAATATGGCGTGGCCATCGTCCCGACCACATTTGCCGGCCGGCAAGGGTTTATCTTGCTGGCCTCGAAACGTGGCTGGGACGTTGGCAATCGCGCGTCGGTAGAATCGTTGCTGGATAAAGAGTGCGCGATTTTGCCACGTTGA
- the tldD gene encoding metalloprotease TldD — protein sequence MSLTFVSEQLLATNKLSHQDLYKVLGQLAERRIDYADLYFQSSYHEAWVIEDGIIKDGSYNIDQGVGVRAVSGEKTGFAYADQITLHALQQSAQAARSIVREQGDGRAHTLGEIGYRALYPLLDPLQSLPREEKIALLHRVDKVARAADARVQEVNASITGVYEQVLVAATDGTLAADVRPLVRLSVSVLVEQDGKRERGSSGGGGRFGYDYFLEIADGDVRADAYAKEAVRMALVNLGAVAAPAGNMPVVLGAGWPGVLLHEAVGHGLEGDFNRRGTSVFSGHMGELVASELCTVVDDGTLQGRRGSLAIDDEGVPGKYNVLIENGVLKGYMQDKLNARLMGVAPTGNGRRESYAHLPMPRMTNTYMLAGQSTPEEIIASVEYGLYAPNFGGGQVDITSGKFVFSTTEAYLIEKGRITKPVKGATLIGSGIEAMQQISMVGNDLALDKGVGVCGKEGQSVPVGVGQPTLKLDTLTVGGTA from the coding sequence ATGAGCCTGACGTTTGTCAGTGAGCAGTTACTCGCTACCAACAAGCTGAGTCATCAAGACCTGTACAAGGTACTGGGTCAACTGGCAGAACGCCGTATCGACTACGCCGATCTCTATTTCCAGTCCAGCTATCACGAAGCCTGGGTGATTGAGGACGGCATCATCAAGGATGGCTCTTACAACATCGACCAGGGCGTCGGCGTGCGCGCCGTCAGCGGCGAGAAGACCGGCTTCGCTTATGCCGATCAGATCACCCTGCATGCGCTGCAGCAGAGCGCCCAGGCGGCGCGCAGCATCGTGCGCGAGCAGGGCGACGGGCGGGCGCATACCCTGGGCGAGATCGGCTATCGGGCGCTGTATCCGCTGCTCGATCCGCTGCAAAGCCTGCCGCGTGAAGAGAAAATCGCCCTGCTGCACCGTGTCGACAAAGTGGCGCGCGCCGCCGATGCGCGGGTGCAGGAAGTGAACGCCAGCATTACCGGCGTTTATGAGCAGGTGTTGGTGGCCGCCACTGACGGCACGCTGGCGGCGGACGTTCGCCCGCTGGTGCGTCTCTCCGTCAGCGTGCTGGTGGAGCAGGACGGCAAGCGTGAGCGCGGCTCCAGCGGCGGCGGCGGCCGTTTCGGTTACGACTACTTCCTGGAAATCGCCGACGGCGACGTGCGCGCCGATGCCTATGCCAAAGAAGCGGTGCGCATGGCGTTGGTCAATCTCGGCGCGGTAGCGGCACCGGCCGGCAATATGCCGGTGGTGTTGGGGGCCGGCTGGCCGGGCGTGCTGCTGCACGAGGCGGTAGGCCACGGCCTGGAAGGCGACTTCAACCGGCGCGGCACTTCGGTGTTCAGCGGCCATATGGGCGAGCTGGTGGCTTCCGAACTGTGCACCGTGGTGGATGACGGCACCCTGCAAGGGCGCCGCGGTTCGCTGGCGATCGACGACGAAGGCGTGCCGGGCAAATACAACGTGCTGATCGAAAACGGCGTGCTGAAAGGCTACATGCAGGACAAGCTCAACGCGCGGCTGATGGGCGTCGCCCCAACCGGCAACGGCCGCCGTGAGTCCTACGCGCATCTGCCGATGCCGCGCATGACCAACACCTACATGCTGGCGGGCCAATCGACGCCGGAAGAGATCATCGCCAGCGTCGAATACGGTCTGTACGCGCCGAACTTCGGTGGTGGCCAGGTGGATATCACCTCCGGCAAGTTCGTGTTTTCCACCACCGAAGCCTATCTGATCGAGAAAGGCCGCATCACTAAGCCGGTGAAGGGGGCGACGCTGATCGGCTCCGGCATTGAGGCGATGCAGCAGATCTCGATGGTCGGCAACGATCTGGCGCTCGATAAAGGCGTGGGCGTGTGCGGCAAGGAAGGCCAGAGCGTGCCGGTGGGCGTCGGCCAGCCGACGCTGAAACTGGATACGCTCACCGTCGGCGGCACGGCGTAA
- the nit1 gene encoding deaminated glutathione amidase encodes MRNANVALLQLCSGDQVRDNLAQIEQQIKQLNTGVKLVMTPENALLFANSAAYRQQAEKQGDGPLQNAVRELARRYGVWLLVGSMPLISREDPQLITTSSLLFDDQGEIRARYDKLHMFDVDINDAHGHYRESDTYQHGQHLTVVDTPVGRLGMTICYDLRFPALFQALRAQGAELISVPAAFTRVTGEAHWEILLRARAIENQCMILAPAQVGRHGPTRRTWGHSLAVDGWGKVLAENADAVAALKVRVDTASLQTLRQQMPVLQHNRFQTSLTAPSDKLSSNQE; translated from the coding sequence ATGAGGAATGCTAACGTTGCGTTGTTGCAGTTGTGCAGTGGCGATCAGGTGCGCGATAACCTGGCCCAGATTGAACAGCAGATCAAGCAGCTCAATACCGGGGTAAAACTGGTCATGACGCCGGAGAACGCGCTGCTGTTCGCCAACTCCGCGGCCTATCGCCAACAGGCGGAAAAACAGGGCGACGGACCGCTGCAGAACGCGGTGCGCGAACTGGCGCGCCGCTATGGCGTATGGTTATTGGTAGGCTCGATGCCCTTGATCAGCCGGGAGGATCCGCAGCTTATCACTACCAGCAGCCTGTTGTTCGACGATCAGGGCGAGATCCGCGCCCGCTACGACAAGCTGCACATGTTCGATGTGGATATCAACGATGCGCACGGCCACTACCGCGAGTCGGATACCTACCAGCACGGGCAGCATCTGACGGTGGTGGATACGCCGGTCGGGCGTTTGGGCATGACCATATGCTACGATCTGCGTTTCCCCGCGCTGTTCCAGGCGCTGCGGGCGCAGGGCGCCGAACTGATATCGGTGCCGGCGGCCTTTACCCGGGTGACCGGCGAGGCGCATTGGGAGATCCTGCTGCGCGCCCGGGCAATCGAGAACCAGTGCATGATCCTGGCGCCGGCGCAGGTGGGGCGCCATGGGCCGACCCGCCGCACCTGGGGCCACTCGCTGGCTGTCGACGGCTGGGGTAAGGTGCTGGCCGAGAACGCGGACGCCGTGGCGGCGCTGAAGGTGCGTGTGGACACCGCAAGCCTGCAAACGCTGCGGCAACAGATGCCGGTATTGCAGCATAATCGATTCCAGACGTCGCTGACGGCGCCGTCTGACAAGCTATCCTCCAATCAAGAGTGA